A window of the Ipomoea triloba cultivar NCNSP0323 chromosome 14, ASM357664v1 genome harbors these coding sequences:
- the LOC116003475 gene encoding uncharacterized protein LOC116003475, translated as MTSWFLDNLPWFRPLSKQDVASTTISTTILIQTPKQRAHIDIKFWQWPIFSIIPWVIDARNKFQMPATVNRKFKSSSKFRDRTELVAHNSIRFRPYVSKVPWHTGARGLLSQLFPRYGHYCGPNWSSGKDSGSPIWDRRPIDWLDFCCYCHDIGYDSHDQAELLKADLAFLECLEKPHMTTKGDPHIAALYKTMCISGLRNVLIPYRQQLLKLQSGQLSYQFGWLSGVKWKWPKLQNT; from the exons atgaCTTCTTGGTTTCTTGATAATCTCCCATGGTTCAGACCTCTCTCTAAACAGGATGTGGCATCTACCACTATTTCCACTACCATACTAATACAAACTCCTAAACAAAGGGcacatattgatatcaagttTTGGCAATGGCctatattttcaattattcCTTGGGTAATTGATGCAAGGAATAAATTTCAAATGCCAGCTACTGTCAACCGCAAGTTCAAAAGCAGCTCAAAGTTTCGTGACAGAACTGAACTTGTTGCTCATAACTCTATACGCTTCAGACCATATGTTTCAAAGGTTCCATGGCATACAGGTGCAAGAGGTCTTCTATCTCAGTTGTTTCCACGATATGGGCATTACTGTGGCCCCAATTGGTCAAGTGGAAAAGACAGTGGATCGCCAATTTGGGATAGAAGACCAATTGATTGGCTGGACTTCTGTTGCTATTGCCATGACATTGGTTACGATAGTCATGACCAGGCTGAGCTTCTTAAGGCAGACCTAGCTTTCCTTGAGTGCTTGGAGAAGCCTCATATGACTACCAAGGGGGATCCTCACATTGCTGCCCTCTACAAAACAATGTGTATATCTG GTCTCAGGAATGTACTGATACCTTACAGGCAACAACTGTTGAAGTTACAGTCAGGGCAATTATCATATCAGTTTGGATGGTTAAGCGGTGTTAAATGGAAATGGCCGAAGCTTCAGAATACTTGA
- the LOC116003617 gene encoding non-specific phospholipase C2, whose product MLLKRRNKPSLPAAFLLLSVIPYALFAADSSPTSSPIKTVVVLVMENRSFDHMLGWMKQKVNPAIDGVDGSESNPVSTTDPNSPRLFFGNRSHFVDPDPGHSFQAIREQIFGSNETSADPPPMNGFVQQAASMDPKMSRSVMNGFDPDMVGVYKALVSEFAVFDRWFASVPASTQPNRLYVHSGTSHGATSNVASLLAKGYPQRTIFENLDDAGVDFGIYYQNIPATLFYRNLRKLKYLGKFHPYGLSFKTDAKNGKLPGYVVVEQRYIESKVEAANDDHPSHDVYEGQMLVKEVYETLRASPQWNQTLLLITYDEHGGFFDHVPTPVRGVPSPDGILGPDPFYFKFDRLGVRVPTIAISPWIQKATVVHGPNGSPFPNSEYEHSSIPATVKKIFNLPSPFLTRRDAWAGTFESILQKRKEPRTDCPAQLPTPKKIRQGGPNLDAKISEFQQELVQLSAVLNGDYLLTSYLENIGKGMTVRQGKIYIESAVKRFFEAGLAARRMGVDGDQIVQMRPSLTTRSSKPSSSQHHP is encoded by the exons ATGCTGCTCAAAAGGCGGAATAAGCCTTCGCTTCCCGCCGCCTTTCTGCTCCTTTCCGTTATCCCTTACGCGCTTTTTGCGGCGGATTCGTCTCCGACGTCCAGTCCGATTAAGACTGTGGTGGTGCTGGTAATGGAGAACCGCTCCTTCGACCATATGCTGGGATGGATGAAGCAGAAGGTTAATCCGGCAATTGACGGCGTCGATGGCTCTGAATCGAACCCGGTCTCCACAACTGACCCGAATTCGCCTCGGTTGTTCTTCGGTAATCGGTCTCATTTCGTGGATCCGGATCCGGGCCACTCGTTCCAGGCAATCCGCGAGCAGATCTTCGGATCCAATGAGACTTCCGCGGATCCGCCGCCCATGAACGGCTTCGTTCAGCAAGCTGCGTCCATGGACCCGAAAATGTCCCGGAGTGTGATGAACGGGTTCGACCCGGATATGGTCGGGGTGTACAAGGCATTGGTCTCGGAATTCGCGGTTTTCGACCGGTGGTTCGCCTCCGTCCCGGCCTCCACCCAGCCCAACCGCCTCTACGTCCACTCCGGCACCTCTCACGGCGCCACCTCCAACGTCGCTTCCCTCCTAGCAAAAGGCTATCCGCAGCGCACCATCTTCGAAAACCTCGACGACGCCGGCGTAGATTTCGGAATCTACTACCAGAATATCCCGGCGACACTCTTCTACCGGAACCTAAGGAAGCTCAAGTACTTAGGCAAATTCCACCCCTACGGTTTATCCTTCAAAACCGACGCTAAAAACGGCAAGTTGCCCGGCTACGTTGTGGTGGAGCAGCGGTACATAGAGTCTAAGGTGGAGGCCGCCAACGACGACCACCCATCGCACGATGTGTATGAGGGGCAGATGCTGGTGAAGGAGGTGTACGAGACGCTGAGGGCCAGCCCGCAGTGGAACCAAACTCTTCTCCTCATCACGTATGATGAGCATGGCGGATTCTTTGATCATGTCCCCACGCCCGTGCGTGGGGTCCCCAGCCCCGACGGAATTCTGGGCCCCGACCCCTTCTATTTCAAGTTCGATCGCTTGGGAGTTCGGGTCCCCACCATCGCCATCTCCCCTTGGATACAGAAAGCCACCG TTGTTCATGGGCCAAATGGGTCTCCCTTCCCTAACTCGGAGTATGAACATTCATCTATTCCGGCGACGGTGAAGAAGATCTTCAACCTGCCGTCGCCGTTTCTTACCCGGAGGGATGCATGGGCAGGCACCTTCGAGTCCATTCTTCAGAAACGGAAGGAACCTAGAACTGATTGCCCAG CTCAACTCCCAACTCCAAAAAAGATCAGACAGGGAGGGCCAAACCTAGATGCAAAGATAAGCGAATTTCAGCAAGAACTAGTACAGCTCTCCGCCGTACTCAACGGAGACTATCTTCTCACAAGTTACCTAGAGAACATAGGCAAAGGAATGACGGTAAGACAAGGCAAAATCTATATTGAATCCGCCGTCAAACGCTTCTTCGAGGCCGGCCTCGCCGCAAGAAGAATGGGAGTCGACGGTGACCAAATCGTCCAAATGCGACCTTCTCTCACCACAAGATCCTCAAAGCCTTCGTCCTCTCAACATCATCCTTAG